In a single window of the Heliangelus exortis chromosome 1, bHelExo1.hap1, whole genome shotgun sequence genome:
- the TRMT10C gene encoding tRNA methyltransferase 10 homolog C has product MQSANVLLKKIIRSSVLPFAAQHGMNKDLFPLSRTLSLSLCLKQDNSCSPSEKIDLDAWKKVMKSGLQEEVSETVSEPKELSALAAAREILEMWRLAGRSVPENMSDEQLKTFMECPSKSAKKKYLKYLHLKELYKKNDKRKMEEKRERKLATQEQASETGKTKNTSFVCLWASSMDRAYNWRAAQSMVFGQPLIFDMSYENDMSVREVANTVRQLVLSESSNRRSVDPFHIHFCNLKDDSLYCKEFIKHYREAWDKLLITVTDQCYTEIFPKDKLIYLTADSPKVMKTFDHDKVYIIGSMVDKSIKTGVSLARAKRLGLETAALPLEKYLLWNSGAKNLTLDQMMHILLTLKDTGDWKKALEFVPKRKYCGFVSRPVHELKKTLNLINMLKLGKTQQEVQKQFAKNYSKKLTQK; this is encoded by the coding sequence ATGCAGTCTGCTAAcgtgcttctgaaaaaaatcataagaaGTTCTGTCCTTCCATTTGCTGCACAACATGGGATGAACAAGGATTTGTTTCCACTAAGTAGAACTCTAAGTTTATCACTGTGCCTGAAGCAGGACAATTCATGCAGTCCCtcagaaaaaatagatttagaTGCGTGGAAGAAGGTAATGAAGTCTGGGTTGCAAGAAGAAGTCAGTGAAACGGTCTCCGAGCCTAAGGAACTTTCTGCTTTGGCTGCTGCTCGTGAGATTTTGGAGATGTGGAGACTAGCTGGCAGATCAGTTCCAGAAAATATGAGTGACGAACAGCTAAAAACCTTCATGGAATGTCCTTCCAAGTCGGCcaaaaagaagtatttaaaatatttgcaccTCAAAGAACTTTACAAGAAAAACGACaaaagaaagatggaagagaaaagagaaaggaagctgGCCACGCAAGAGCAAGCGTCAGAAACCGGTAAGACCAAAAACACTTCATTCGTATGTTTGTGGGCCAGCTCAATGGACAGAGCATACAATTGGAGGGCTGCTCAATCTATGGTGTTTGGCCAGCCCCTCATATTTGACATGTCTTACGAAAATGATATGTCTGTCCGAGAAGTTGCAAACACAGTCAGACAGTTAGTGTTGAGTGAAAGCAGCAATCGAAGATCCGTGGATCCTTTCCACATCCACTTCTGTAACTTGAAAGATGACAGCCTCTATTGTAAGGAATTCATCAAGCATTATAGAGAGGCATGGGACAAATTGCTTATCACAGTGACTGACCAGTGCTACACAGAAATCTTTCCAAAGGATAAGCTCATCTACCTAACTGCTGATTCTCCCAAAGTAATGAAAACGTTTGATCATGATAAAGTCTACATTATTGGGTCAATGGTCGACAAGAGTATAAAGACAGGAGTTTCTTTAGCACGGGCAAAGCGACTGGGGCTGGAGACTGCTGCCCTTCCGTTGGAGAAGTACTTGCTTTGGAATAGTGGTGCCAAAAATCTCACACTGGATCAAATGATGCATATTTTGTTAACGTTGAAAGATACCGGAGACTGGAAGAAGGCTCTGGAATTTGTCCCGAAAAGGAAATACTGTGGCTTTGTTAGCAGACCTGTgcatgaactgaaaaaaaccttaaaccTGATCAACATGCTTAAACTTGGAAAGACACAGCAAGAAGTGCAAAAGCAGTTTGCCAAGAACTACTCTAAGAAGCTAACGCAAAAATAG